A region from the Manihot esculenta cultivar AM560-2 chromosome 13, M.esculenta_v8, whole genome shotgun sequence genome encodes:
- the LOC110629867 gene encoding BTB/POZ domain-containing protein At3g50780 isoform X2, whose amino-acid sequence MAEIRLTRVEQGQTKIRNVPIAVTPEGFWCCPSPVVFQKTVKTQNPLNKTKPSSPPPKTTVQKKQAPFNERKPPPVPLRPGVVSDDQRNCVSDTPTVSAPIANERGPRPKIESLPRKVAIEFGEPGTSDMKVVLLGKQGFCVKLSVHKKVLVENSSYFADKLSGEESDLSCLEIDDCDDVEIYVETVGLMYCKEMKQRLIKQSVSRVLRIIKIAEFIGFASCIQSCLEYLEAVPWVGEEEEEKVVSSVLRLQNEGVGVTPVLKRVSSEVVNLPKDTLSHIMELVLTSNEERGRREMKSVVLKLLRENNSLPSYAGSADICNETIYSSCRSCTDSLLSLFREAAEPEFANKPMDSREPVVKRIALEADNLSWLLEILADRQAADEFALMWASQQELTALHAKLPIVSRYHVSCITARLFVGIGRGELLPSKDTRHLLLQTWLEPLINDYSWLQHGCRSFDRKVVEEGIGRTILTLPLENQQSILLAWLGSFLKAGDNCPNLQRAFEVWWRRTFIRPYSETQGNTLQSDSSMTSKQ is encoded by the exons ATGGCTGAAATTAGACTTACAAGAGTAGAACAAGGCCAAACCAAGATTCGAAATGTTCCAATTGCTGTAACACCAGAAGGTTTTTGGTGTTGTCCTTCTcctgttgtgtttcagaagACTGTTAAAACTCAAAATCCTCTAAACAAAACCAAACCATCTTCACCACCTCCTAAGACTACTGTCCAAAAGAAACAAGCTCCATTTAATGAGAGAAAGCCACCACCTGTTCCACTAAGGCCTGGAGTTGTTTCTGATGATCAACGAAATTGTGTCTCTGATACTCCTACTGTTAGTGCTCCTATTGCTAATGAGAGAGGACCGAGGCCTAAAATAGAAAGTTTGCCAAGGAAGGTGGCAATAGAGTTTGGGGAACCCGGAACCAGTGACATGAAGGTGGTGTTACTTGGAAAGCAAGGATTTTGTGTGAAGCTGAGTGTCCACAAGAAAGTCTTAGTGGAGAACAGCAGCTATTTTGCTGATAAGCTTTCTGGGGAGGAGTCTGATTTGTCCTGTCTTGAGATTGACGATTGCGATGATGTTGAGATATATGTTGAAACTGTGGGACTGATGTATTGCAAGGAAATGAAGCAGCGGTTGATTAAGCAAAGTGTCTCCCGAGTGCTTCGAATTATCAAG ATTGCTGAATTTATTGGCTTTGCCTCATGCATTCAGTCATGCTTGGAATATTTGGAAGCAGTTCCATGGgttggggaagaagaagaagaaaaggtgGTCTCTTCAGTTCTACGACTCCAGAATGAAGGTGTTGGGGTCACACCAGTTCTGAAACGAGTCTCTTCTGAAGTTGTTAATCTGCCCAAGGACACACTTTCCCACATAATGGAACTTGTTCTTACAAGCAATGAGGAGAGAGGCCGCCGTGAGATGAAATCTGTGGTACTGAAACTCCTTAGAGAGAACAACAGCCTCCCAAGTTATGCAGGTTCAGCTGACATCTGCAATGAAACCATCTATAGTTCATGCAGAAGCTGCACGGATTCCCTGTTGTCTTTGTTCAGGGAAGCTGCAGAACCTGAGTTTGCTAATAAACCAATGGACAGTAGGGAACCAGTGGTGAAACGAATAGCTCTCGAGGCCGATAACCTCTCATGGTTGCTTGAGATTTTAGCTGACAGACAAGCAGCAGATGAATTTGCTTTAATGTGGGCTAGCCAGCAGGAGTTGACAGCACTACATGCAAAACTGCCTATAGTGTCTCGTTACCATGTTAGCTGCATTACAGCAAGGCTGTTTGTTGGAATTGGAAGAGGGGAGCTTCTACCATCAAAGGACACTCGGCACCTGCTGCTACAAACCTGGTTAGAGCCATTGATCAATGACTACAGCTGGTTACAACATGGTTGCCGCTCGTTTGATCGGAAGGTGGTTGAGGAAGGCATAGGGAGGACAATCCTGACTCTACCTCTAGAGAACCAACAGAGTATTCTGCTTGCATGGTTGGGCAGTTTTTTGAAGGCTGGCGATAACTGCCCGAATCTCCAGAGAGCCTTCGAGGTCTGGTGGCGGAGAACTTTCATTAGACCTTACAGTGAAACTCAAGGTAACACACTCCAGTCAGATAGCTCAATGACATCAAAGCAGTAG
- the LOC110629867 gene encoding BTB/POZ domain-containing protein At3g50780 isoform X1 — MRWVFKEVSLSSTIFGLTRVEQGQTKIRNVPIAVTPEGFWCCPSPVVFQKTVKTQNPLNKTKPSSPPPKTTVQKKQAPFNERKPPPVPLRPGVVSDDQRNCVSDTPTVSAPIANERGPRPKIESLPRKVAIEFGEPGTSDMKVVLLGKQGFCVKLSVHKKVLVENSSYFADKLSGEESDLSCLEIDDCDDVEIYVETVGLMYCKEMKQRLIKQSVSRVLRIIKIAEFIGFASCIQSCLEYLEAVPWVGEEEEEKVVSSVLRLQNEGVGVTPVLKRVSSEVVNLPKDTLSHIMELVLTSNEERGRREMKSVVLKLLRENNSLPSYAGSADICNETIYSSCRSCTDSLLSLFREAAEPEFANKPMDSREPVVKRIALEADNLSWLLEILADRQAADEFALMWASQQELTALHAKLPIVSRYHVSCITARLFVGIGRGELLPSKDTRHLLLQTWLEPLINDYSWLQHGCRSFDRKVVEEGIGRTILTLPLENQQSILLAWLGSFLKAGDNCPNLQRAFEVWWRRTFIRPYSETQGNTLQSDSSMTSKQ; from the exons ATGAGATGGGTTTTCAAGGAGGTCTCTCTAAGTTCCACAATCTTCGG ACTTACAAGAGTAGAACAAGGCCAAACCAAGATTCGAAATGTTCCAATTGCTGTAACACCAGAAGGTTTTTGGTGTTGTCCTTCTcctgttgtgtttcagaagACTGTTAAAACTCAAAATCCTCTAAACAAAACCAAACCATCTTCACCACCTCCTAAGACTACTGTCCAAAAGAAACAAGCTCCATTTAATGAGAGAAAGCCACCACCTGTTCCACTAAGGCCTGGAGTTGTTTCTGATGATCAACGAAATTGTGTCTCTGATACTCCTACTGTTAGTGCTCCTATTGCTAATGAGAGAGGACCGAGGCCTAAAATAGAAAGTTTGCCAAGGAAGGTGGCAATAGAGTTTGGGGAACCCGGAACCAGTGACATGAAGGTGGTGTTACTTGGAAAGCAAGGATTTTGTGTGAAGCTGAGTGTCCACAAGAAAGTCTTAGTGGAGAACAGCAGCTATTTTGCTGATAAGCTTTCTGGGGAGGAGTCTGATTTGTCCTGTCTTGAGATTGACGATTGCGATGATGTTGAGATATATGTTGAAACTGTGGGACTGATGTATTGCAAGGAAATGAAGCAGCGGTTGATTAAGCAAAGTGTCTCCCGAGTGCTTCGAATTATCAAG ATTGCTGAATTTATTGGCTTTGCCTCATGCATTCAGTCATGCTTGGAATATTTGGAAGCAGTTCCATGGgttggggaagaagaagaagaaaaggtgGTCTCTTCAGTTCTACGACTCCAGAATGAAGGTGTTGGGGTCACACCAGTTCTGAAACGAGTCTCTTCTGAAGTTGTTAATCTGCCCAAGGACACACTTTCCCACATAATGGAACTTGTTCTTACAAGCAATGAGGAGAGAGGCCGCCGTGAGATGAAATCTGTGGTACTGAAACTCCTTAGAGAGAACAACAGCCTCCCAAGTTATGCAGGTTCAGCTGACATCTGCAATGAAACCATCTATAGTTCATGCAGAAGCTGCACGGATTCCCTGTTGTCTTTGTTCAGGGAAGCTGCAGAACCTGAGTTTGCTAATAAACCAATGGACAGTAGGGAACCAGTGGTGAAACGAATAGCTCTCGAGGCCGATAACCTCTCATGGTTGCTTGAGATTTTAGCTGACAGACAAGCAGCAGATGAATTTGCTTTAATGTGGGCTAGCCAGCAGGAGTTGACAGCACTACATGCAAAACTGCCTATAGTGTCTCGTTACCATGTTAGCTGCATTACAGCAAGGCTGTTTGTTGGAATTGGAAGAGGGGAGCTTCTACCATCAAAGGACACTCGGCACCTGCTGCTACAAACCTGGTTAGAGCCATTGATCAATGACTACAGCTGGTTACAACATGGTTGCCGCTCGTTTGATCGGAAGGTGGTTGAGGAAGGCATAGGGAGGACAATCCTGACTCTACCTCTAGAGAACCAACAGAGTATTCTGCTTGCATGGTTGGGCAGTTTTTTGAAGGCTGGCGATAACTGCCCGAATCTCCAGAGAGCCTTCGAGGTCTGGTGGCGGAGAACTTTCATTAGACCTTACAGTGAAACTCAAGGTAACACACTCCAGTCAGATAGCTCAATGACATCAAAGCAGTAG